A genomic stretch from Nocardia wallacei includes:
- a CDS encoding alpha/beta hydrolase, with the protein MVGTRRSTRAAAMRWVLAGALAAAGATTATSATAAPDAPGVVSVAEVNDRQQLVTVFSAAMNRPIPVQVVRAADRSRPTLYLLNGSGGGPNQSGWDVQTDAFDFLRGENVNVVTPFGGSYSYYTDWIRDDAVLGRNRWQTFLNEELPPIIEDYLSADGNRALAGVSMSGTSVLNLAIAKPGFWQGVASYSGCAQTSDPLGHEFVRLTVENWGGGQSVENMWGPAGGPLWRANDPLINADRLRGTAVYLSAGSGIPAPPHDTPADRRVREGRIPLPVQIAFGGPIEAAIHYCTGNLANRLHELAIPVTFADRPIGTHSWGYWEDELRASWPFLARSLGSR; encoded by the coding sequence ATGGTGGGAACACGGCGATCGACCCGCGCGGCGGCGATGCGATGGGTGCTGGCCGGTGCGCTGGCGGCGGCGGGCGCGACCACCGCGACCTCCGCCACCGCCGCGCCGGATGCCCCGGGCGTGGTGTCGGTGGCGGAGGTGAACGACCGGCAGCAACTGGTCACGGTGTTCTCGGCCGCGATGAACCGGCCGATTCCGGTACAGGTCGTCCGCGCCGCGGACCGTTCGCGGCCCACGCTGTATCTGCTCAACGGCTCCGGCGGCGGACCCAATCAGAGCGGGTGGGACGTGCAGACCGACGCGTTCGACTTCCTGCGGGGTGAGAACGTCAACGTCGTGACGCCGTTCGGCGGCAGCTATTCCTACTACACCGACTGGATACGCGACGACGCCGTCCTGGGCCGCAACAGATGGCAGACCTTCCTCAACGAGGAACTGCCGCCGATCATCGAGGACTATCTCTCCGCCGACGGCAACCGCGCGCTGGCCGGGGTGTCGATGAGCGGCACCTCCGTGCTGAACCTCGCGATCGCCAAGCCCGGCTTCTGGCAGGGCGTGGCCTCCTACAGTGGTTGCGCGCAGACCTCCGATCCCCTCGGGCACGAATTCGTCCGCCTCACGGTGGAGAACTGGGGTGGCGGGCAGAGTGTGGAGAACATGTGGGGCCCGGCCGGCGGACCGCTGTGGCGGGCCAACGATCCGCTGATCAACGCGGACCGGTTGCGCGGGACCGCCGTGTATCTGAGTGCGGGCAGCGGAATTCCGGCGCCGCCACACGACACCCCGGCTGATCGGCGCGTGCGTGAGGGCCGAATTCCGCTGCCGGTGCAGATCGCGTTCGGCGGCCCGATCGAGGCGGCGATCCACTACTGCACGGGCAATCTGGCGAACCGGTTGCACGAGTTGGCGATCCCGGTGACGTTCGCGGACCGCCCCATCGGGACGCACTCGTGGGGTTACTGGGAAGACGAGCTGCGGGCGTCCTGGCCGTTCCTGGCGCGGTCACTCGGTAGCCGGTAG
- a CDS encoding anti-sigma factor, with product MPDADLLDLAYPYALDALPPDDRRAVEDMLDDAESGVADDFRATVRELRETLAMMTVVDAVPAPAGLEAAVQRALDRELERPARAFGLARRTRWLAAAAAVVVAVGAAAGITVYRSQSHRSGEVTAQHIIEQPDARASVVPVSGGGTATVQLSRRLDAAVVSFDTVAAPPADRTYQLWLISGTGQVRSAGVLTGLPTARSPLLVHVGDAVQLALSIEPAGGSPAPTTDPLVGVPLT from the coding sequence ATGCCTGACGCCGACCTCCTCGACCTCGCGTACCCCTACGCGCTCGACGCGCTGCCGCCGGATGATCGGCGCGCAGTCGAGGACATGCTCGACGACGCCGAATCCGGCGTGGCCGACGATTTCCGTGCCACCGTGCGCGAGCTACGCGAGACGCTGGCGATGATGACCGTCGTCGACGCCGTGCCCGCGCCCGCCGGACTCGAGGCCGCCGTGCAGCGGGCGCTGGACCGGGAGCTCGAGCGCCCGGCCCGCGCGTTCGGGCTCGCGCGCCGCACGCGGTGGCTCGCGGCAGCCGCGGCGGTGGTGGTCGCCGTCGGCGCCGCCGCCGGAATCACGGTGTACCGCAGTCAATCCCACCGATCCGGCGAGGTCACCGCGCAACACATCATCGAACAACCCGATGCCCGCGCCAGCGTCGTGCCGGTATCGGGCGGCGGCACCGCCACCGTGCAGCTGTCACGCCGACTCGACGCGGCGGTCGTCTCCTTCGACACCGTCGCGGCCCCACCGGCGGACCGCACGTACCAGTTGTGGCTGATATCGGGCACGGGCCAGGTCCGTTCGGCGGGCGTGCTCACCGGCCTTCCCACCGCTCGGTCGCCGTTGCTCGTGCACGTCGGCGACGCCGTGCAACTCGCGCTCTCGATCGAACCGGCGGGCGGCTCGCCCGCACCGACGACGGATCCCCTCGTCGGTGTGCCCCTCACCTGA
- the sigK gene encoding ECF RNA polymerase sigma factor SigK, protein MADEPRTFSVGGLGVRGSGPDACPTARPAVAEEAAARLAELLEGVAGGDRQAFTQLYRSTHHRVFGLALRILRRPALAEETAQEVYLHVWKGAAQYDARLASPIGWLMMLTHRRAVDRVRVETSSTTRDLAFGQRHLGRDHDIVAETVGQRSDERAVVACLETLTETQRETVALAYYGGRTYAEVADHLDVPLNTVKTRIRDGLRRLRNCLTGSVRDA, encoded by the coding sequence ATGGCGGATGAACCCCGCACCTTCTCCGTGGGCGGTCTCGGTGTGCGCGGCTCCGGACCGGACGCCTGCCCGACGGCGCGCCCGGCCGTGGCCGAGGAGGCCGCGGCTCGGCTCGCGGAGCTGCTGGAAGGGGTCGCGGGCGGTGACCGGCAGGCGTTCACTCAGCTCTACCGCTCGACGCACCATCGAGTATTCGGCCTGGCGCTGCGTATCCTGCGGCGACCCGCGCTCGCCGAGGAGACGGCCCAGGAGGTGTATCTCCACGTGTGGAAGGGAGCGGCGCAGTACGACGCCCGTCTCGCCAGTCCGATCGGGTGGCTCATGATGCTCACCCATCGCCGGGCCGTCGACCGGGTTCGGGTCGAGACCTCGTCCACCACAAGGGATCTCGCCTTCGGGCAGCGGCACCTGGGCCGCGACCACGACATCGTGGCCGAGACCGTCGGGCAGCGCTCGGACGAGCGTGCGGTGGTGGCGTGCCTGGAAACCCTCACCGAAACCCAACGTGAGACGGTCGCGCTGGCCTACTACGGCGGCCGAACCTACGCCGAGGTCGCCGACCACTTGGACGTCCCACTGAATACGGTCAAAACGCGCATCCGCGACGGCCTCAGGAGACTACGGAACTGCTTGACAGGATCGGTGCGCGATGCCTGA
- a CDS encoding sigma-70 family RNA polymerase sigma factor, which produces MNEVRTAADRLGHGEARRSLEDLLAAAGDGDRDAFAMFYRQTGHRVRGLALSMLRNSATAEEIAQEVYLQVWSLAGRYDPRRSSPMGWLMMLTHRRVVDRVRVDRAAAGRESVFGQRHSGRAHDTVFEAVDQRLDEQAVRHCLCTLTALQRESIVLAYYGGLTYLQVSERLQTPLATVKARIREGLRRLAAGLADRGRA; this is translated from the coding sequence ATGAACGAAGTGAGAACGGCCGCCGACCGTCTCGGACACGGCGAAGCGAGACGTTCGCTCGAGGATCTCCTCGCCGCGGCGGGCGACGGTGATCGCGACGCGTTCGCGATGTTCTACCGGCAGACCGGCCATCGCGTCCGCGGCCTGGCGTTGTCGATGCTGCGCAATTCCGCGACGGCCGAGGAGATCGCCCAGGAGGTGTACCTGCAGGTGTGGTCGCTCGCGGGCCGATACGACCCGCGGCGGTCGAGCCCGATGGGCTGGTTGATGATGCTGACACACCGGCGCGTCGTCGACCGCGTCCGCGTCGACCGCGCCGCCGCGGGCCGGGAATCGGTGTTCGGCCAACGGCATTCGGGTCGTGCGCACGACACGGTGTTCGAGGCGGTCGACCAGCGTCTCGACGAACAAGCGGTGCGGCACTGTCTGTGCACGCTGACCGCGTTGCAGCGGGAGAGCATCGTGCTGGCCTACTACGGCGGACTCACCTATCTCCAGGTGTCCGAGCGTTTGCAGACGCCGCTGGCCACCGTGAAGGCACGCATCCGGGAAGGTCTGCGGCGGCTCGCGGCCGGGTTGGCCGACCGTGGGAGGGCATGA
- a CDS encoding TetR/AcrR family transcriptional regulator — MAATRNRRTDAEVVQAVRAAVLAELDEVGLGKLTMEGIAHRAGTAKTSLYRRWDSPQAVLLDALRGAFPQERPTPATDNLRQDLIDALTLMVRWLATPTAQAVAAILVERSRYPELAEAIYTHVFDAKGGRFTSTVLHHYAAAGKLDPDLLTPVVTDIGEALVLKFAFDSDELPGQETLAAIVDQAILPAVGHPRPNSFRS; from the coding sequence ATGGCCGCCACCCGGAACCGTCGCACCGACGCCGAAGTGGTGCAGGCCGTCCGCGCCGCGGTCCTCGCCGAACTCGACGAGGTCGGGCTCGGCAAGCTCACCATGGAGGGCATCGCCCACCGCGCCGGTACCGCGAAGACCTCGCTGTACCGGCGCTGGGACAGCCCGCAGGCGGTGCTGCTCGACGCGCTGCGCGGCGCGTTCCCGCAGGAGCGTCCCACCCCGGCGACCGACAACCTCCGGCAGGATCTGATCGACGCCCTGACGCTGATGGTGCGCTGGCTGGCGACACCGACGGCGCAGGCGGTCGCCGCCATCCTCGTCGAGCGGTCGCGGTATCCTGAACTCGCCGAGGCGATCTACACCCACGTCTTCGACGCCAAGGGCGGCCGCTTCACCAGCACCGTCCTGCACCACTACGCCGCCGCCGGAAAGCTCGACCCGGACTTGCTCACCCCCGTCGTCACCGACATCGGCGAAGCTCTGGTCCTCAAGTTCGCCTTCGACTCCGACGAGCTGCCGGGCCAGGAGACCCTCGCGGCGATCGTCGACCAAGCGATCCTCCCCGCGGTCGGCCACCCGCGGCCGAATTCGTTCCGTTCGTGA
- a CDS encoding GAP family protein encodes MGPVLGELLPLAVGVAISPIPVVAAILMILSKHGGGAGGGFAVGWVVGIGGVTAVVTALSGRLGDSADRHPSVAAAWIKIVLGVLLVLLAVAQWRGRADTTPPGWMRALDQLTAIKAAGLGMLLSAANPKNLLLCLSAGVAVGAADLDVSGEVVAVVVFTALAAASVLVVVLGYAFAADRLRGTLDAARIWLQDNNHTVMAVVLLLMGAVVVGKGLAGL; translated from the coding sequence ATGGGTCCGGTCCTGGGTGAACTGTTACCGCTGGCGGTCGGCGTCGCGATCTCGCCGATCCCGGTGGTCGCGGCCATCCTGATGATCCTGTCGAAGCACGGGGGCGGCGCGGGTGGCGGGTTCGCGGTCGGCTGGGTGGTGGGCATCGGCGGGGTGACGGCCGTGGTGACCGCCCTGTCCGGACGTCTCGGGGACTCCGCCGACCGGCATCCGTCCGTGGCGGCCGCGTGGATCAAGATCGTCCTCGGTGTGCTGCTCGTACTCCTGGCCGTCGCGCAATGGCGCGGTCGCGCCGACACCACCCCGCCGGGCTGGATGCGAGCACTCGATCAGCTCACCGCGATCAAGGCCGCCGGGCTGGGCATGCTGCTGTCGGCGGCCAACCCGAAGAATCTGCTGCTGTGCCTGTCGGCCGGAGTCGCGGTCGGCGCCGCCGACCTGGACGTGAGCGGCGAAGTGGTGGCGGTCGTGGTCTTCACGGCACTCGCGGCGGCGAGCGTGCTGGTCGTGGTGCTGGGTTACGCGTTCGCCGCGGACCGGCTGCGCGGCACCCTCGACGCCGCCCGGATCTGGCTGCAGGACAACAACCACACGGTCATGGCCGTGGTGTTGCTCCTGATGGGCGCGGTGGTAGTCGGCAAAGGACTCGCCGGTCTGTGA
- a CDS encoding cytochrome P450, which yields MPVTETLPRLPFPRASALELAPLYAELRAAGPMARIVTQAGYEAWLVTDYELAKRLFADPRLIRVHPDDPGQDRKFTTSSSGAHVPADRSHEQADHANIRKLLAPAFSARRMRRLRHRIGELVEEYIGPLRERPRPLDLHAEFSVPLPVAVICEIVGIPHADRDRFLPWCDAIGLLNDPAAGVRATNELFAYMMDLVARKRREPGADVVSDLIAAEAAEGLDATLIARTAAVLLFAGQTTTVGRIDFGTLYLLAEPGRYRRLRTHPESVPGAVEEILRMAAPSDNAIHPRHALEPLEVDGITIEQGDLVVIAPAAANRDPNVFDAPDAFDPARNPNPHIAFGHGAHHCIGAGLARAELNVVFTELPRRLPGLRLPRPAEAVQLYTDKLNGGLTELLVDW from the coding sequence ATGCCGGTTACCGAGACACTGCCGCGGCTGCCGTTCCCGCGCGCCAGCGCCCTGGAACTCGCGCCCCTGTACGCCGAACTGCGCGCGGCGGGCCCCATGGCGCGCATAGTCACCCAGGCCGGGTACGAGGCCTGGCTGGTGACGGATTACGAACTGGCCAAACGGTTGTTCGCCGACCCGCGCCTGATCCGCGTTCATCCCGACGACCCCGGCCAGGACCGGAAATTCACCACCTCCTCCTCGGGCGCGCACGTGCCGGCCGACCGCTCGCACGAGCAGGCCGACCACGCGAACATCAGAAAGCTGCTGGCTCCGGCGTTCTCGGCGCGCCGGATGCGGCGGCTGCGGCACCGCATCGGCGAACTGGTCGAGGAGTACATCGGCCCGCTGCGGGAGCGGCCGCGTCCTCTCGATCTGCACGCGGAATTCTCCGTGCCGCTGCCCGTGGCGGTGATCTGCGAGATCGTCGGCATTCCGCACGCCGACCGGGATCGGTTCCTGCCCTGGTGCGACGCGATCGGCCTGCTGAACGATCCCGCGGCGGGCGTGCGGGCGACGAACGAACTCTTCGCCTACATGATGGATCTGGTGGCCCGCAAGCGCCGCGAACCGGGCGCGGACGTGGTGTCCGATCTCATCGCCGCCGAGGCCGCCGAGGGCCTCGACGCCACCCTGATCGCCAGGACCGCCGCGGTGCTGTTGTTCGCCGGGCAGACGACGACCGTCGGCCGCATCGACTTCGGCACGCTGTACCTGCTCGCCGAGCCCGGCCGGTATCGGCGGCTGCGCACCCACCCCGAATCCGTGCCGGGCGCCGTGGAGGAGATCCTCCGCATGGCCGCGCCGTCGGACAACGCGATCCATCCGCGGCACGCGCTCGAACCGCTGGAGGTCGACGGCATCACCATCGAGCAGGGCGACCTGGTCGTCATCGCCCCGGCCGCCGCCAATCGGGACCCGAACGTGTTCGACGCGCCCGACGCCTTCGACCCGGCCCGGAATCCGAACCCGCACATCGCCTTCGGCCACGGCGCGCACCACTGCATCGGAGCCGGCCTGGCCCGGGCCGAGCTGAACGTGGTCTTCACCGAACTACCCCGGCGGCTTCCCGGTCTGCGACTGCCCCGCCCGGCCGAGGCCGTCCAGCTGTATACCGACAAGCTCAACGGCGGCCTGACGGAATTGCTGGTGGACTGGTAG
- a CDS encoding class I SAM-dependent methyltransferase: MEPVKKTSTSTLPYEMYYRLGLAFWDTFDTDRGLVELVEGAAALPPGRALDLGCGTGRNSVYLAKHGWEVTGVELVAEAVARAEERARAEGVTTARFVHGDILALEDAAIGADYTLLVDFGCLHSVPWDSRDRYAEVVTAHAAPGAVLWIWGRQAYGEVGMTAEELGRRFPTWELMLAEEVPNEEMQSRVGEVPATQRPIRAFMTSSKIPPAWRFRLVKQT; the protein is encoded by the coding sequence GTGGAACCGGTGAAGAAGACCTCCACCAGCACCCTGCCCTACGAAATGTATTACCGCCTGGGACTGGCGTTCTGGGACACGTTCGACACCGACCGCGGCCTGGTCGAGCTGGTCGAGGGCGCCGCCGCGCTGCCGCCCGGGCGCGCGCTGGACCTCGGCTGCGGCACCGGCCGCAACAGTGTCTATCTGGCGAAGCACGGCTGGGAGGTGACGGGGGTCGAACTGGTCGCGGAGGCGGTCGCGCGCGCGGAGGAACGGGCCCGCGCCGAGGGCGTGACGACGGCCCGGTTCGTGCACGGCGACATCCTCGCCCTCGAAGACGCCGCGATCGGCGCCGACTACACGCTGCTGGTGGATTTCGGCTGCCTGCACAGTGTTCCGTGGGACTCGCGCGACAGGTACGCCGAGGTGGTGACGGCCCACGCGGCGCCCGGTGCCGTGCTGTGGATCTGGGGCCGCCAGGCCTACGGCGAGGTGGGGATGACCGCGGAAGAACTCGGCCGTCGTTTCCCGACGTGGGAACTGATGCTGGCCGAGGAGGTTCCCAACGAGGAGATGCAGAGCCGAGTGGGGGAGGTGCCCGCCACGCAGCGACCGATTCGCGCCTTCATGACCTCGTCGAAGATCCCGCCGGCCTGGCGATTCCGACTCGTGAAACAGACCTGA
- a CDS encoding oxygenase MpaB family protein — translation MQIISMIGGSGEDGDDAAGKSARRAAPSPPVPERAADSSLKRSELHQIPLSPHSLTWRYMGDFRHFGIALRSAVTQAVHPQFAQSGMQHSRAHGPLERLRVAFVPIFETVYAPPEEARKRGLQIRNYHKPLSGTMPGGGRYHSLDANTFFFAHATFLDHVVTGIDRFVRRLSRAEKEQLFRESLDLYSMWGVALPADAPGSWAEFEAYFERALREESRGNIGARHVARRLNSRTLPRPPGGKIPPRAWNALVAVLMFLTIGGTPAAVREQLEISWSAREERLYVAVCAVSRALSPLWERLAPLSWRYPRVAVAAFRRERINPRRITMRRADDADPRPAVVERKWNR, via the coding sequence GTGCAGATCATTTCCATGATCGGTGGCTCGGGCGAGGACGGGGACGATGCCGCCGGGAAATCCGCGAGGCGCGCCGCCCCCTCGCCGCCCGTGCCGGAACGGGCGGCCGACTCGAGTCTGAAAAGATCTGAGCTGCACCAGATTCCGCTGTCACCACACTCGCTCACCTGGCGGTACATGGGTGATTTCCGGCATTTCGGCATCGCGCTGCGCAGTGCGGTCACCCAGGCGGTGCACCCGCAATTCGCTCAGTCGGGAATGCAGCATTCGCGGGCGCACGGCCCGCTGGAACGGCTGCGCGTCGCCTTCGTGCCGATCTTCGAAACGGTGTACGCGCCACCGGAAGAAGCCCGCAAGCGCGGTCTGCAGATACGGAACTACCACAAACCGCTGTCGGGGACCATGCCGGGCGGCGGCCGGTACCACTCGCTGGACGCGAATACATTCTTCTTCGCGCACGCCACATTCCTCGATCACGTGGTGACCGGAATCGACCGGTTCGTGCGGCGGCTGAGCCGGGCCGAGAAGGAACAGCTGTTCCGCGAGAGCCTGGACCTCTACTCGATGTGGGGCGTCGCCCTGCCCGCCGACGCGCCGGGCAGCTGGGCGGAATTCGAGGCGTACTTCGAGCGCGCCCTGCGCGAGGAGAGCCGGGGCAATATCGGCGCCCGGCACGTGGCCCGCCGGCTCAACAGCCGCACCCTGCCGCGTCCGCCCGGCGGGAAGATCCCGCCCCGAGCCTGGAACGCGCTCGTCGCCGTGCTCATGTTCCTGACCATCGGCGGCACCCCGGCCGCCGTCCGCGAACAGCTGGAGATCTCCTGGTCGGCCCGGGAGGAGCGGCTGTATGTGGCCGTCTGCGCGGTCAGCCGGGCACTGAGCCCGCTCTGGGAGCGCCTCGCCCCGCTGTCGTGGCGCTACCCGCGAGTCGCCGTCGCGGCCTTCCGCCGCGAACGCATCAATCCCCGCCGCATCACCATGCGGCGGGCCGACGACGCCGATCCGCGCCCGGCGGTGGTGGAGAGGAAGTGGAACCGGTGA
- a CDS encoding beta-hydroxyacyl-ACP dehydratase gives MLEYGEIGRFLPHRHPMLLVDRVLSYTAGERITTVKAISGAEPCYAGVPPDAPPEAFGYPETLLIESFAQSGALLWLMTAHDRGERLGGVGMVAVLRECAFGRRAWPGDLVRHEVRLERMIGDNVVFSGEIRTPAGPVATVDSIIAAFRPGEALAASDNVAETMTPRSDHVVAQPLQ, from the coding sequence ATGCTGGAATACGGTGAGATCGGGCGATTCCTGCCGCACCGGCATCCGATGCTGCTGGTGGACCGGGTCCTGTCCTACACCGCGGGGGAGCGCATCACCACGGTCAAGGCGATCTCCGGGGCCGAGCCGTGCTACGCGGGCGTGCCGCCGGACGCGCCGCCGGAGGCGTTCGGCTATCCCGAGACCCTGCTGATCGAATCGTTCGCGCAGAGCGGCGCGCTGCTGTGGCTGATGACCGCGCACGACCGCGGGGAACGGCTCGGCGGCGTCGGCATGGTGGCCGTGCTGCGGGAGTGCGCCTTCGGCCGCCGGGCGTGGCCCGGCGACCTGGTCCGTCACGAGGTCCGGCTGGAACGGATGATCGGCGACAACGTGGTGTTCTCCGGCGAGATCCGCACGCCCGCGGGCCCGGTGGCGACGGTCGATTCCATCATCGCCGCATTCCGTCCGGGCGAAGCCCTGGCGGCGTCGGACAATGTTGCCGAAACAATGACGCCGCGCTCCGATCACGTTGTGGCACAACCATTGCAGTGA
- the fabG gene encoding 3-oxoacyl-ACP reductase FabG — translation MSDDGACAVVTGGSRGIGRAIAVRLARSGYDIGLCYRADENAARAVADAVTEAGRKCHYARCEVTDDTAVRHFLDTVEETIGPIEALVNCAGVIRDKPLALQADADWHTVLDTNLTGTFHFCRRLAFTFIKQRKGVIVNVSSVAGERGNAGQANYAAAKAGIDGLSRSLAKELGPYGIRVNSVAPGWIETDMTAASTAAARARALEAITLRRFGTPAEVAELVNFLVSDAASFITGQVVRIDGGMVL, via the coding sequence ATGAGCGACGACGGGGCCTGTGCCGTCGTGACCGGAGGGTCGCGCGGCATCGGGCGGGCGATCGCGGTGCGGCTGGCGCGCTCGGGCTACGACATCGGGCTGTGCTACCGCGCCGACGAGAACGCGGCGCGCGCGGTGGCCGACGCCGTCACCGAGGCGGGCCGGAAATGTCACTACGCGCGGTGCGAGGTCACCGACGATACGGCGGTGCGGCATTTCCTCGACACTGTCGAGGAGACCATCGGGCCGATCGAGGCGCTGGTCAACTGCGCCGGGGTGATCCGGGACAAGCCGCTGGCGCTGCAGGCGGACGCGGACTGGCACACCGTGCTCGACACCAACCTGACCGGTACCTTCCACTTCTGCCGGCGCCTGGCGTTCACGTTCATCAAGCAGCGCAAGGGCGTGATCGTCAACGTCTCCTCGGTCGCCGGGGAACGCGGCAACGCCGGGCAGGCGAACTACGCCGCCGCCAAGGCGGGCATCGACGGGCTGAGCCGATCACTGGCGAAAGAGCTGGGGCCCTACGGTATTCGCGTCAACTCCGTCGCACCCGGGTGGATCGAGACCGACATGACCGCCGCGTCGACGGCGGCCGCGCGCGCCCGCGCGCTGGAGGCGATCACCCTGCGGCGCTTCGGTACCCCCGCGGAGGTCGCGGAGCTGGTGAACTTCCTGGTCTCGGACGCCGCGAGTTTCATCACCGGCCAGGTCGTCCGGATCGACGGCGGGATGGTCCTGTGA
- a CDS encoding ACP S-malonyltransferase: MTVEDVRAPGAVALLFPGQGAQRPGMGRPWTETESWALVAVLAELAGRDLAELLLHADAATLRRTDNAQLATFALEMVILAELVAAGLPADGLAGCAGHSLGEYSALVAAGVLTLADAARVVRVRAEAMAAAARRRPGTMAVVVNADHADTADLVARARAAGAAVWVAGINAPQQITVAGTDAGLAALDTGVRALGGKLIDLRVGGAFHTPFMSPAVPAVAAALAAAPVAPGRTAVVANADGLAAKKPVDWAELVCRQLVEPVQWHRTMRTLTDDLGARIVVEAGPGKALCGLARLHDRELAALTVNCPADIPATVVRCLETLV; encoded by the coding sequence ATGACCGTCGAGGACGTCCGGGCGCCCGGCGCCGTCGCCCTGCTGTTCCCCGGACAGGGTGCGCAGCGGCCCGGAATGGGCCGGCCATGGACGGAGACCGAATCCTGGGCGCTGGTGGCCGTACTGGCGGAGCTGGCCGGGCGCGACCTCGCCGAACTGCTGTTGCACGCCGACGCGGCGACCCTGCGGCGCACCGACAACGCGCAATTGGCCACCTTCGCGCTGGAAATGGTCATCCTCGCCGAGCTGGTGGCCGCGGGCCTTCCGGCCGACGGCCTGGCCGGTTGCGCCGGGCACAGCCTGGGTGAGTACTCGGCGCTGGTGGCCGCGGGGGTACTGACCCTCGCCGATGCCGCGCGAGTGGTGCGCGTCCGTGCGGAGGCGATGGCGGCGGCCGCGCGGCGGCGACCGGGGACCATGGCGGTGGTCGTCAACGCCGATCACGCCGACACCGCCGATCTGGTCGCCCGGGCGCGGGCGGCGGGCGCGGCGGTCTGGGTCGCGGGAATCAATGCGCCGCAACAGATCACCGTCGCCGGGACCGATGCGGGACTGGCCGCGCTCGATACCGGGGTCCGTGCGCTCGGTGGCAAACTCATCGACCTGCGCGTCGGCGGTGCGTTCCACACCCCCTTCATGAGCCCGGCGGTGCCCGCCGTCGCCGCGGCGCTGGCCGCTGCCCCGGTGGCGCCGGGCCGCACCGCGGTCGTCGCCAACGCCGACGGGCTGGCCGCGAAGAAGCCGGTCGACTGGGCGGAGCTGGTGTGCCGGCAACTGGTCGAACCGGTGCAGTGGCACCGCACCATGCGTACGCTGACCGATGATCTCGGCGCTCGCATTGTCGTGGAGGCGGGCCCCGGCAAGGCGCTGTGCGGCCTGGCCCGATTACACGACCGCGAATTGGCCGCGCTGACAGTGAATTGTCCCGCCGACATACCGGCGACCGTCGTGCGATGTCTGGAAACACTGGTGTGA
- a CDS encoding acyl carrier protein has protein sequence MTSSTRPDIDELRELVSDVFDIDPEQVTATAHFKEDLGADSAKGLELAVHLVRRYNVEVSGEELLELGNVQGLYDHLLGRLP, from the coding sequence ATGACCAGTTCGACCAGACCCGATATCGACGAGCTCCGCGAACTCGTCTCCGACGTGTTCGACATCGACCCCGAACAGGTCACCGCCACGGCGCATTTCAAGGAAGATCTCGGCGCCGACTCCGCCAAGGGGCTGGAGCTCGCGGTGCATCTGGTGCGCCGGTACAACGTGGAGGTCAGCGGCGAGGAACTGCTCGAACTCGGCAATGTCCAAGGGCTCTACGACCACCTGCTCGGCCGGTTGCCCTGA
- a CDS encoding TIGR03621 family F420-dependent LLM class oxidoreductase, whose protein sequence is MTRAFRFGLSVMAAPADREWIAAGARAASQGYDILLAPDHLTTPAPFPFAVAAAHATRLRVGTYVLNSGLYPAALLTREIATVAGHTAGRFELGLGTGYLPQEFAAVGVDPGSPRDRVDDLARALDAARAALGGRADVPILVAGNGNRVLRLAARHADIVSFLGMRYDPAAAGGLSPLGQRAFAERVAYFDRVAADRSAAIERNLTVRAVVVTDDRDAALRALTRRFRLPAEVLADLPILLVGSIAEIATQVEGLRERFGISYLAVPDRHQDEFAPVVELLRGA, encoded by the coding sequence ATGACACGAGCATTCAGGTTCGGCCTCAGCGTGATGGCGGCACCGGCGGACCGGGAATGGATCGCGGCCGGTGCGCGCGCCGCATCGCAGGGCTACGACATCCTGCTGGCGCCCGATCATCTGACGACTCCGGCGCCCTTCCCGTTCGCGGTGGCCGCGGCACACGCGACGCGGCTGCGCGTGGGCACCTATGTGCTCAATTCCGGCCTGTATCCGGCGGCACTGCTCACCCGCGAGATCGCCACCGTCGCCGGGCACACCGCGGGACGGTTCGAGCTCGGGCTCGGAACCGGTTATCTGCCACAGGAATTCGCCGCGGTGGGCGTCGATCCCGGATCGCCGCGGGACCGGGTGGACGATCTGGCGCGCGCCCTCGACGCCGCCCGCGCCGCACTCGGCGGACGGGCGGACGTACCGATCCTGGTGGCGGGCAACGGGAATCGCGTGCTGCGGCTGGCCGCCCGCCACGCCGATATCGTGAGCTTCCTCGGCATGCGCTACGACCCGGCGGCCGCCGGCGGGCTGAGCCCGCTCGGGCAGCGCGCCTTCGCGGAACGGGTCGCCTACTTCGACCGGGTCGCGGCCGACCGGTCGGCGGCGATCGAACGCAATCTCACCGTCCGCGCGGTGGTGGTCACCGACGACCGTGACGCCGCGCTGCGCGCCCTCACCCGGCGGTTCCGGTTGCCCGCCGAGGTCCTCGCCGACCTCCCGATACTCCTGGTGGGCAGCATCGCGGAGATCGCGACACAGGTCGAGGGCCTGCGGGAGCGGTTCGGCATCTCCTACCTCGCCGTCCCCGACCGGCATCAGGACGAGTTCGCCCCGGTCGTCGAATTACTGCGGGGCGCTTGA